A genome region from Mercenaria mercenaria strain notata chromosome 11, MADL_Memer_1, whole genome shotgun sequence includes the following:
- the LOC128546709 gene encoding uncharacterized protein LOC128546709 gives MGFDCSSHLVRFCQQFMCEAAIHGGIDSRHLTLCLEPEAAALYCLQRPMCSIVKFDDSVRKETLHVGQKYILCDLGRGTTDVCTHEVLDDENLREIYRAVSDLSGGNNVDRSFENMFIEIIGAPAWVEFQEKHMDDHLDLMSDFDHKKRSFATVRASSDNETVIRRPNGLIEAAEEFNNTSFSVILSES, from the coding sequence ATGGGTTTTGACTGTTCCAGTCATTTGGTCAGATTCTGCCAGCAATTCATGTGTGAGGCTGCAATCCATGGAGGGATCGACAGCAGACATTTAACGTTATGCCTAGAACCAGAAGCTGCAGCGTTATACTGTCTGCAGAGGCCAATGTGCTCCATAGTTAAATTTGATGACAGTGTAAGAAAGGAAACATTGCATGTGGGACAAAAGTATATATTGTGTGACCTTGGTAGGGGTACAACTGATGTATGCACTCATGAGGTTCTTGATGACGAAAATCTCCGAGAGATCTACAGGGCTGTCAGCGATTTGTCCGGAGGAAACAATGTAGACAGGTCATTTGAGAACATGTTTATAGAAATCATTGGAGCTCCAGCTTGGGTAGAGTTCCAGGAAAAGCATATGGACGATCATTTGGATCTGATGAGCGATTTTGACCATAAGAAAAGAAGTTTTGCCACAGTTCGCGCTAGTTCTGATAACGAAACAGTTATAAGACGTCCAAACGGTTTAATTGAGGCTGCAGAAGAGTTCAACAATACATCTTTCTCTGTGATTCtgtcagaatcttaa